The genomic DNA CTCTTTACTATGTTTTGCTGTTGCGATGCAACGCATCAGTACTGCTCTTTGCAGTGTCCTAGCGTGCATCGCCTTACATACGGGAGTTCCATGGAGTTACAAATATTACGCCCCCACGGGGCTCGGAGAGTTGTTCGTTGTTCGTTTCTCGATGCTCGTTTAAAACGACCTCACCCCAGCCCCTCTCCTGACAGGAGAGGGGTGCACCGTTAAAGTCTCCCCTCTCAGGGGAGATTTAGAGGGGTCATCTAGGTTGAATGTGGGAAACGACCTAACTCTAGCCCTTTTTCCTGAGAGGGAATGGAGCGGAAGAAGCAAGCAGAGGCATAAAAGCCTGACCCGGCATTGGGTCGGGGGTGTAATGTGGCGGTGGGTCTAGTAAGCGATACCATATGAGACACTCCGATGGAGTGGCGAATAGTATCGCGTGGCAGTTCCACCTACGGGGTACCCATCGGGTCGGGCTTTTCAGCCTTGATTTTCTTTGGTTCTTTCTTGTATCAAGACAAGAAAGAACATGTAAACCGCTCTTTGCCATGTTTTTCCTTTGCGATGCAACGTTTCACCCTTCCTCTTTGGACTTTGCATTGCGTGCATCGCCTAAAATTTTGAATACCACATTACCCAGGGTTAAAACCCTGGGCTAATGTGATTCGCCTTTTCAGGGCAAATGATGCACGCGTCGGGAGACGCGCTCAAACGAGAGGGCTGGAAACGTTGCTCGTTTTTCGTGAAACTATTGTCATGTTGAGCGCAAGCGAAACATCTCAATGTGTCGATTAGAGATCCTTCGCTGCGCTCAGGATGACAAATATAAAGTTGATGCTTGTTCGTGATTGCAATTCTGTGAAACACCGTGTTACACTGTGTAACTCTGTGATACTTGCTAATGCAATGGAATGCAGATGACGCAGATTGGGTGGATTTACCCTGTGAAACGATTTAAGTTGATGGTTGTTGTTTGATTGTTGATAGTTTGGTGTAACCCCGTCCTATCGTGTCATGCTGAGCTTGCCGAAGCATCTCTATGTGCTATCATCCCGTATTTAATGAGATTCCTCGACTTGCTCGGAATGACAATGGAGTTATAAATGTTTAGCTCCTACAGGACTGTTCACGGTAAACCTGAAAAAATTTCCTCAATAAAGTTTATCAGGTATCACAAATTAATACAGGGTTTCACAGTACTTTACTGTGTCAAACATTTTGTAATAACTATCAACCATCAACAAACAACTAACAACCTATATTAAAACTCTGAAGTGAAGTGGAACTTAATATCGGGGAACTTTTCAATAGCCATTTGTAGGGAGTAAGGTGAATCGGCCAGGAATACCTCACGCCCATGCTTATCGAGGGCAAGGTTATTATACTTTCGAATACGGAAATCGTCGAGTTGGGCCTTGTTATTGGTTTCAATCCAGCAAGCCTTGTAAAGGTTTATGGGTTCGTAGCGGCATTTAGCACCATACTCATGCTCCAACCGGAACTGAATAACATCAAACTGTAAAGCACCCACTGTACCTATAATCTTCCTACCATTGGATTTTTGGGTGAAGAGCTGGGCTACACCCTCATCGGTTAGCTGCTCAATTCCTTTTGCCAGTTGCTTATACTTTAAGGGGTCGGCATTCTCAATGTAGCGGAAAAGCTCAGGGGCAAAGTTAGGGATACCTTTAAAGTTCATAACCTCGCCCTCAGTAAGGGTATCGCCAATCTTGAAATTGCCTGAATCGGGCAAGCCAATTATGTCGCCGGGGTATGCAAACTCCACTATCGACTTTTTATCGGCCAAGAATGCGTTGGGGCTGGAAAAACGGAACGATTTTCCTAATCTTACGTGGAAGTATGGAACATTACGCTCAAACCGACCAGAGCATATCTTTAGGAATGCTATCCTGTTACGGTGATTGGGATCCATGTTGGCAAAAATTTTAAACACAAATCCGCTAAATTTTTGCTCAAATGGTGTAACCGTACGGGTATCGGTAGTGATAGGGCCGGGATGGGGAGCAATTTGTACAAAACAATCCAGGAGTTCCTTAACCCCAAAGTTGTTTAGGGCACTACCAAAGAAAACGGGAGCCACCTCGCCGGAAAGGTAGGTTTTGATATCGAACTCCGGGTAAACCTCGTTAACAATCTCAATCTCCTCAAGAAACTTATTGGTGTAGGGCTTAATGTAAGAATCCAGTTCAGGCGAGTTCAAATCAGATATCTCAACTATATCGTCGGCAATGGTTTGCTTATTCTCACCGGAGAAAAGGAAGAGTTTCTGCTCAAAAAGGTTGTAAACCCCCTTGAACGATGGCCCCTGGCTAATTGGCCAGCTAAGCGGGCGTACCTTAATCTGAAGTTCCTTCTCAATCTCATCGAGCAGGTCGAATGGGTCGTTGCCAGGCCTATCGAGCTTGTTGATAAAGATGATTACGGGAGTTTTACGCATGCGGCAAACCTCCATGAGCTTGCGGGTTTGCGCCTCAACGCCTTTTGCATGGTCAATAACAATTATAACGCTATCGACAGCAGTAAGGGTACGATATGTATCCTCGGCAAAATCCTGGTGACCAGGTGTATCGAGAATGTTAATTTTATAGTTCTGATACTCAAACTCCATTACCGATGTGGAAACCGAAATACCACGCTGGCGCTCTATCTCCATGAAATCGGACGTGGCAGTCTTTTTAATCTTATTGCTTTTAACGGCACCTGCAATGTGAATTGCTCCGCCAAAGAGCAGCAACTTTTCGGTTAGGGTTGTCTTACCGGCATCGGGATGGCTAACAATGGCAAATGTTCGGCGGCGCTTAACTTCGTCCTCAAAAATCATATATCTTCATTTATGGCTTGCAAAATTAGCAATTATTAGCCTTTAAATGAATTAAGGTGCGAAGAAAAAGAAAGTAAGGGTTGATGATTTATGATGATTAGCCTTAAATAGTTTACATCCCTTTAATCATTCTGAGCGTTGCGAGGGATTTTATTTATAGTGTGCAGTGTTCAGTGTACAGGGGTGATTGTGTTTGGTGTTTAGTGTTTTGGGTTTGGTTAGTTTAACCTGTGTAAATCAACTTAATAAGTGCAATTTGCGTTCAATTTTGAGTCAATCAACCGTCAAATCCTTTTGTCATTCAGATCGCAGCCAGGGATCCATTAATGGGTTATAAAGGTAAAGTGATGCTTCGGCAGGGTTCAGCATAAAAGAGAGATGTTTCAATGGAGTATTTCTTGGTATATCAGGACTCAATATGACATATATCAATAACTAAAGAATATTGGTTATTGATTATTGATTATTGATTTAAGATAAAATATTGCCTAAATTTATGGTGATACCAAATTTTTTACATCCATGGAAAATCCCATAGTTATTGGAATACTTGAAAATGCAGCAATACTAATTGCATCTGCAGTTCTATACGATTTTATTTGGTTAAAGTCCGATAAAAGTAGAAAGATTCGCACACAGATTTTGCTTGGCCTACTCATTGCGGGAATAGGTATAGTTCTTATGAATAGCCCATGGATATTAGTTGAAGGGATAGTATTCGATACCCGATCGGTATTGCTCACCATTTCGGGACTGTTTTTTGGCGGGGTAACCACAGTGGTTGCAGCGGTAATTGTTGCTACATCCCGATTGATGATGGGTGGTGCTGGGATGTATATGGGAGTGGCAGTAATAGTAAGTTCATCGCTTATCAGCCTGCTTTGGCGGAAAGTTCGTCCAGACATAATTGCGAATAAAAACCTTGGTGAGGTTTACTTGGTTAGCATTATAGTTCACCTGGTGATGCTTGGATGCACAATTTTCTTACCCGAAGAAAACAGAATGGCCACCCTGCTTGTAATATGGTGGCCAGTAATACTAATTTACCCTTTAGCTACAGTCCTAATAGCAAAGCTACTTTTTAGTAGGAAGGAAAACTGGAAACAGAAAGATAAACTTAAGGAAAGCGAGGAGCGATACCGTTTGATTTTTGAAAACAATCCCAATCCCATGTGGATTCAAGATCTTGAAACACTAAATTTTTTGGAAGTTAATAGGGCTGCCATTACTCATTACGGTTATACCAGGGAAGAGTTTTTAAACATGACTCTAAAAGACATCAGACATGAAGATGACCTTTCAAAATTGAATGGTGACATACAAGCCCTTGACGGTATTTATCAAACATCCTTTAGCTGCATACATAAGAAAAAGAACGGTGAAATTATACATGTTCAAGTAGCATCGCATAGAATTACTTACAAGGGAAGACCAGCGAAACATGTCATGGTTAGCGATGTAAGTGAATTGGTTAAGTCGCATAAATTACTAAGCCAGAAAGAACAAGAATTCAGGGAGATATTTAACTCAGGATTTGACTCCATTCAAATAGTTGACACCGAAAGTGGAAAAATAATTGATTGTAACAATATTACAATGGAGATGTATGGTTTCACAAAGGAAGAAATTATTAATGGGATTATTGGTGATTTAAGTGCAAACATAGAACCCTTTACCAAAGAAAAAGCTCAAGAGTACATAAAAAAAACCATTAAAGGCGAACCCCAGGATTTTGAATGGCTAGCACGTAAAAAAAATGGGGAAACATTTTGGGTTAACGTGCGACTCAAGCTAGTTGAAATTGGAGGTGTTAATAGGGTAATGGCCATTATAAGAGATATTTCGGATAGAAAAAGGACAGAGCAAAACTTTATTGAAAGTGAACAACGGTTTTTACGTGTAATGCATTTCTCAAAGGATGCAATTGGAATACTGGATGAAAATTTTCACTTTATTGATTGTAATGACTCTGCGGCACGACTCCATGGTTTTAAATCGCGTATTGAACTGCTTAAAAACTCACCTCACCCTTCGACTCTAAGTCCACAAACTCAACCTTGTGGGAGTTCATCGTATGAGCTAGCCAACAAAATGATTGAAATTGCACTTGAACAGGGTTTTAACAAATTTGAATGGCTCCATAAAAAAGTAAATGGACAAAAATTCTGGGCAGAGGTGTCGCTAACACCAATTGTATTTAATGGAAAACGGATGATATATGCTGTATGGCGCGATATATCTGATCAAAAAAACAAGCAAAATCGAATTGAGAGACTACTAAAGATATTGGATGAGAGTATAAACGAAGTATATATTTTCCGATGCGACAATCTAAAATTTATTGAATTTAACAAAACTGCTGTGAATAACTTAGGTTATTCACCAGAGGAATTACTTGAGCTTACCGCACTTGATTTAAAACCATACCTAACAGCTGAAAAATTTAACGAATTGTTAAAACCTCTTAACGACGGAACTTCATCTAAGATATATTTTGAGACAATACATCGCCGTAAGAATGGTACTGAATATCCCGTTGAGGTCTATGTTGAGAAAACAAAGGCTTCAGATATCGATGTTTACAATGCAATTGTTTTAGATATTAGCCAAAGAAAAAAATATTTGACCGAATTAAAACAACGCGAACATGAACTCCGCGAAATTTTTGACTCAACCCTTGAAGCCATTTTGATTTACGACATTGAAACCAGTAAAATTGTTGACTGCAATAGGCAAACTCAAACGCTTTACGGATACAGCAAGGATGAACTAATTGGTAAACATTTGGGCACCCTTAGTGCAAACGATCAAAAGTACAATATTGCTGAAGCCACAAAATGGGTTGAGAAAGCGTTGACAGTTGGACCACAAACCTACACCTGGCTTGGTAAAAAGAAAAGCGGCGAAACATTCTGGGTAGAGATATCGCTCAAAAAATCAAATATTGGAGGGGTTGATAGACTTATGGCTGTAGTGCGCGATATTACCGAACGTATTGCCCACCAGCATGAAATTGAAAGACGCGAGAAGGAGTACAGCGAGATATTCAACGCTACTGCCGAGGCAATTCTGATTTATGACCCACATGCTAACCTTATAGTTGATTGTAACAATAGGGCAGTTGAAATGTATGGGTATAATGACAAAAGAGGGTTTTTGAGCATTGGGTTGAATGCCCTTGGAGCCAATGTTGAGCCATATACAAACGATAAAGTTGGATATTATTCCCAAAAAGCCGCCAAGGAGGGACCACAAAGGTTCGACTGGTTGGCAAAGCGAAAGAACGGAGAGCATTTTTGGGTTGAGGTTAACCTACGCCTCACAAAAATTGGTGGTGCTGAACGGGAACTTATAGTAATCCGCGATATTACTGACCGAAAAAGGTTTGAAGATGACCTAGTAAAGGCAAAGGAAAAAGTTGAGGAAAGTGATAGGTTAAAGTCGGCCTTCCTGGCTAACCTGTCGCACGAAATTAGAACACCCATGAACGCCATAATGGGGTTAGGCGATCTTTTAAAATATACTCAGGATGAACAGAAAAGAAAGGAATACATTGATGTTATCCAAAAAAGCGGTTTCCGTTTAATGGATATTATCAATGAAACTGTAGAGATTGCCAAACTCGATACGGGGCTTATTAAAACCAATCCGGAAACCTTTAACCTTGACCAGCTAATGCAGGATATTTACAATGAGCTGAAAATAAAAATTTCAGAAAACAGGGAACTTGAACTAATATATTTATCCCCAAACACAACATCGGAAACATACATTTACACGGATAGGGTTAAGCTGCAACAAATACTGATAAATCTGATAACAAACGGAATAAAATACACCCCGCGCGGAGCGGTGGCATTCGGTTATGAAGTAAAGGATAACCGTGTGGTGTTCAATGTTAAGGATACCGGTATTGGAATTGACCGTAAGAATAGGGAAATGGTTTTTAAGCGATTTTACAGGGTAGAGAACCCATTAACCATTAAGGTAGGTGGAATTGGACTTGGGCTTGCCATTACAAAAGCTTACACTGAGCTTTTGGGTGGTACCATTGAGTTAGACTCTGAGCTTGGAAAAGGCACATCCGTAACAGTTACTTTACCTTACTTAACCGGTGAACCAAAAACCGAGGTTTTTGTGGAAATACCACCCGACCAGCTAAAAGGGGAAAATGAACTTATTCTGGTTGCCGAAGACGATGAGTTTAACTTTATGTATATTAATGAGATACTAAGGCAATTCAACTACAAATGTATGAGGGCGGCCAACGGGGGGGAAGCAGTAAGCATCGCTCAAAATAACGATAACATAAAACTTATCCTAATGGACTTGAAAATGCCAATAATGGATGGATTCAAAGCCTTTGAGGAGATAAGGAAATTTAAACCCCAAATACCCATAGTAGCCCAAACCGCTTATGTGCTTGGTGAAGATAAAACCAAAATTGAAACCTATGGTTTTGATGGTTACCTAACCAAGCCACTAAAAAAAGATGAACTACTTAGAGTTGTAAAGGAGAGGATAAAAAAATAGTCATTTAAAATGGAGCAAATTACAACAGATTGATATTTGTTTTTATCATACAAGCTGCAATACTAGTTGAGTAAAAAAACTAATAAAGAATAAAACAACTAAAATGGATATTGCAAACATCCTGAAAGAAAAATCGGAGGTAATAGCGCTAAGCCTTGTTACCTATCAGTTTCAGCTAAGGCCTGAGGAGTGGGCCCGATACGGCACTAGCGGTATCGAAGTTAGTTTACGCGACGCGCGCTACCTATTGGACTACCTGTATGAGTCCATTGTAGCAAACGATCCACAAATCCTTGTAAATTACTCGCTGTGGGCCGATGAGCTATTCAAAGGCCTAAAGCTACCCGAAAATACCATGCACGAAACACTCGAATGCCTAAAAGTTACAATTAGCCGTGAATTCCCTGAGCTCCACTACAAGGCTTCGCAGGTTATTGATGAATCGTTAATGGCTCTCAGAACCAACCAAAAACATTTGCTCCCAATCAATACACTTACCCCTTTAAACGAGCAAGCTAACCAATACATTGAATTGCTGCTTAATGGTAATAGACACGAAGCATTACAATTCATCAATCAACTCTCCAACCAGGGAGTAGCGGTTAAGGATATTTACCTGGAAATATTTCAGGCAGCTCAGTATCAAATTGGGCAGCTTTGGTTCCAAAGCAAAATAAGTGTTGCAAAGGAACACTATTGCACCGCTGTTACACAGCAAGCCATGTCCATGCTATACCCTAAAATATTCACCACTCAACGTAAAGGTTTAAGTTTTGTAGCAGCTTGTGTTGGGAATGAACTCCATGAAATTGGTATACGAATGGTTGCGGACTTCTTTGAGATGGATGGCTGGGACACCTACTACCTGGGAGCTAATACTCCTACTGAAAGTATAGTAAAAGCGGCAAACGAGAGGAATGCCGATTTGCTAGGACTATCCATTGCATTACCCATTCATCGTAGCATACTCAAGGATGTGATTGAGCAAATAAAACCAAAGCTCCCACAAAAAACCAAAATAATTATTGGTGGATACGCTCTTAACCAAGCAAGCGTTAACCCCAACTGGTTTGGAGCCCATGCCTATGCTCCCAATGCATTAAAAGCTGTTGAGGTTGGAAATACAATAGCCGCATAGTATATGGCAACTGAAGGCATTAAGGGAATAGTTCTAAGTTGCGATACCAAGGGCATAATTACCAACGTTATTCATAATGAATTACTGGAAGATAGGAATTCTATAAAAGGAAGGCATTTCCCGGCTATTCTTCACCCATCAAGTATCGAAAAGGGTTTTAGATTTATCGATGATATCAACACCAAACTCTTTTCGTTTGACCACTACTTAACCATACAGAACGCCGGCCGTAGATACAGGCTTTATTTTATTGGACTAAAACTTAATGATGAAATCCTGATAATTGGCTCTGAGAACCACCAGGAAGCCTTTTCGCTGATTGAGGAGATGCAAAAAATCAATAACGAGCAAGCCAACCTGATCCTTAAGCTGATGAAAGATAAGTTCACCTCACCCCCACCCGACGATAAAGAGGTGCAAACCCTTTTCAACGAGCTTACCCGAATTAACAACGAGCTGGTTAACCTACAACGTGAGCTGAATAGGAAAAATGCAGAACTTGAGCGATTGAACGAGCTAAAGAATAGCTTTATTGGCATGGCTGCACATGACCTGCGCAACCCCCTTGGGGTAATTCAGAACTACGCCGAATTCCTGGCAGAGCAAACCTCCGATACGCTTACTGAAAATCAACGCTGGCTGCTTGAGGTTATTCAGCAATCGGCTCATTTCATGTTGGGACTGGTGGAGGATCTGCTCGATTACAATAAGATTGAATCGGGCAAACTTGAATTATTAAAGACCACAATCAATCTTAATACCACCATTGAACGTTGGGTTACCATTCAAATCGATTTGGCAAAGCAAAAAAAAATTGCCATTAAGTATTATTCATCCGATGACGAAATAATCATTGATGCTGATTTAAGAAAGCTGGAACAGGTTTTTAACAACTTGATTTCAAATGCTATTAAGTTCTCGTTTCCCGGTTCTGAGATCAATGTACAAATCGACAGAAAAGGAGAGTTTGCAACCATAAGCGTTAGGGATCAGGGTATAGGAATGACTCAGGAACAGCTTGAAAAGCTTTTTAAACCCTTTGTTCGCATAGCTGCCGAAGGAACGGCAGGCGAGAAATGTACTGGTTTAGGCCTATCAATTGTAAAGAAGATTGTTGAGGGTCATGGTGGGCGCATTGAGGTAAGTAGCACCCCGAACAAGGGGACTGAGTTTGTTGTGTATTTGCCACTGAAAAAGGATAAAGGATAAAGGGTAAAGGATTAGTTGATAGTTGTTGGTTGATAGTTGTTTGGTATTGCCCCGTCCTATCGTGTCATACTGAGTTCCCGATATATCGGGATAGATTCCACCAAAGAATCTCTTTTTCTTTTATCTTTCTAAGATCCCTCGACTAAGCTCGGGATGACAAAACACATACTTCTTCTACTCCACTGTCATGCTGAGCACCGCCGAAGCATCTCTTTTTACCTCCAATACATTTATACCTTTTGATTAGTTTCCAAGCAGTCGCTTTTTGGAATGTTTTTCCCATTGCGATGCAGCGTTTCACCCTTGCTCTTTGGAAAATGTATTGCGTGCATCGCTATGCATGAGGGAGTAACTATTGTGTTACTAATATTACGCCCCTACGGGGCTGGGAGAGTTGTTCGTTGTTCGTGAAACAATTGTCATGCTGTGCCCAGTCGAATCATCTCTTTTTACCTCCAATACATTCCTTTTGATTAGTTTCCAAGCAGTCGCTTTTTGGAATGTTTTTCCCCTTGCGATGCAGCGTTTCACCCTTGCTCTTTGGAATGCCATGGCGTGCATCGCTATGCATTAGGGAGTAACTATTGGTTACAAATATTACGCCCCTACGGGGCTGGGAGAGTTGTTCGTTGCTCGATGTTCGTGGAAAACGACCTCACCCCCAGCCCTTCTCCTGATATGAAAGGGGAAAAGCAATTAGGAAACTTTTTTGCATGGCTAACGTCTCCTCTCTCAGGGGAGATTTCGAGGGGTCATCTAGGTTTATATGGGTAACGACCTTACCCTAGCCCTTTCCCCTGAGAGGGAATGGAGCGGAAGATGCAGGCAGTGGCATAAAAGCCTGACCCGCTAATGGGTCGGGGGTGGAACGTGGCGGTGGGCTTAGTAAGCGATACCACATGAGTCACGCCGCAGGCGTGGCGAATAGTATCGCGGGGTAGTTCCACCCACGGGGCACCCATCGGGTCGGGCTTTTCAGCCTTGATTTTCTTTGGTTCTTTCTTGTATCAAGACAAGAAAGAACAAGTCAATAATTCTTTTTAATGATTTTTCTTTTGCGATGCAACGCTTCAGTGTTGCTCTTTGGAATATGCATTGCGTTCATCGCCTAAAATTTTGAATACCACAACACCTTGGGTTAAAACCCTGGTTTAAAGCAATTTGCCTTTTCATGACAAATATTGCACGCGTCTGAAGTCGCGCTCAAACAATGTAAAAAACATCATTCTTTAACCAAATGCTTTTGCAGCATGCCAATTAGCTTATCGCGGAATATGGGTTTGGCAATGTAATCCACACAACCTACCTCAAAAGCTTTTTTCCTATCGCTCTCAGCAGCATAAGCTGTTTGGGCAATGATTGGCACATTAGGGTTAATTCGCTTAAATTCCTCAATTACATCGTATCCGGTCATATCGGGAAGCTTTATGTCCATTAAAACTGCATCGTACGATGAGTTCTGCTTAAAATGGTCGATGGCACTACTACCGGTGCTCTCTATGTGATAGTTTACATTCAATCCGCTAAAAAGCTCGTTGAAGTAGGCAATGTTGAAAGCATCGTCCTCAACTACCAAAAGATTCAGATTTTTAATCACTTCCGGATTCACAGGTTCAATCTCAATTTCCTCAACTTTCTTTATGGGCTTGTAAGGTATTGAGAAGTAGAATGTGGTACCTTTGCCAACCTCAGACTCAAGCCATATTTTTCCGTTGAGCAGGTTAGCCAAACTTTGAACAATGGTAAGTCCAAGTCCAAGCCCGTCATAAATCACTCCCTTAGGGCTAACCTTTTGGAAACGCTCAAATATTTTATCCTGCATGTCGTGTGGTATGCCAATTCCCGTATCGGCAACCCGGAATACAATTGAACCGTTGGTAAGCTCATGGAATCCAAACTCAATGTAACCACTATGTGTAAACTTTAAGGCATTATGGATAAGGTTAACAAGTACCTGGCGTAGTTTTGGCTCATCGCTTTCAATCAGGTTCGATACGTGAGCGGGTAAAGGTAATAGCCTTAACTCAATTTCCTCACGCTCCATACGTTTTTTGTAACCCTCAAAGGTTTGAACCAGATCGGTAAAAATACCATTTAAATCAAAAGGCTTAAATTCAGCCTTAAGCTGTCCCGATTCGATACGGGAAATATCGAGTAGCTCGTTAACAATATCAAGCAAATCGTATGAGCGCTGTTTTATTACGCCCGTGTAGTAGCTAATCTTATCTTCATCGTCGTGGTCCGATTCAAGAATTTCAGCAAAGCCAACAATGGCGTTCATGGGTGTACGAATCTCGTGGCTAATGTTCTGCAAAAAAGCCGTTTTGAGTTTATCGCTCTCCTCTGCTTTCTCCTTTGCAATTATAAGTTCGTTAATTAATCTTCTTTTGTCGGTTATGTCAATTTTCACTGAAAGGTAATAGGCGTTTTTACCAAGTTCATCGGTAATAGGAACAATTATTGATTCCTCATAAAAAACCTCACCATTCTTCCGCTTATTGATAAATTCACCCTTCCAAGTGCTACCGGAAGTAAGTGTATCCCACAATTCAACATAAAGTTCTTTAGATGTTTGTCCCGACTGTAAAATACGTGGGTTTTTACCCATAACCTCATGGGGTTCATAACCGGTTACCTTGGTAAAGGTAGAGTTTACATATACAATTTCGGGCTTTAGAGTGGTAATTACAACCGATACAGGGCTTTGCTCAACGGCTGTGGAAAGTAACTTTACAGTATCGGCCTTGCGTTTGTAATCAATTGTTCGTGCTACCTGCTCGGAGAAATACTCCAAAATGTATTGCTCACTCTCCCCAAAAGCATTGATATTGGTATAGTGCTGAACCGCCATTACCCCGAGTATATTACCATGGAATTTAAGGGGAACTCCCAACCATGCCATTGGTTTTGTTCCAATTAGGTCAATCTCATTTTTAAAAATTAGCTCATCGAAGCAACTTGGTTGGCAAAGAAGAGTTTTTCCCGTACGAATTACATACTCAGTTAATCCATGGCCATCCCTACGGGGATTTGGGGTTTTAATATCGGTAGAATCGACAAAGTAAGGGAACGATACCTCATTGTTTTCGGAATTATAAAGGGCTATATAGAAGTTATCGATATTAATTAAATCGGAAACTATTTTATGGGTTACCGTAAAAATCCTGTTCAACGAGAAGTTGGTGCTGGTCATTCGGGCAATATCGTAAACCGCTTTTTGCAGCGCCTTGTCAATTTCTTCGCGGGTAACATCCCTTAGAATAACCTCAATGGACTGGA from Tenuifilum sp. 4138str includes the following:
- a CDS encoding ATP-binding protein → MKPVEGRNWHILLYSSNQSNCTEWVKELLNRSEFSHCKFLQVDSLSGVNNVLSQRFNGVLLVHLTSNSYGLIEQAVSVRNETAPQVQVVALLDHDAVNLDTAKLLSMDIDDVVHCTNKEWLQATLLKYYFTSKADSCILPYAPFNGYSTHVDRIHSEFPFGIVRVILKPDVYVEYINREAERILGFNLKQHKAQPELRNRFIPDERIKLILENAGTSNEFIKRRFKISVGNENYKWVEAIYIPGFKNNQSFQSIEVILRDVTREEIDKALQKAVYDIARMTSTNFSLNRIFTVTHKIVSDLINIDNFYIALYNSENNEVSFPYFVDSTDIKTPNPRRDGHGLTEYVIRTGKTLLCQPSCFDELIFKNEIDLIGTKPMAWLGVPLKFHGNILGVMAVQHYTNINAFGESEQYILEYFSEQVARTIDYKRKADTVKLLSTAVEQSPVSVVITTLKPEIVYVNSTFTKVTGYEPHEVMGKNPRILQSGQTSKELYVELWDTLTSGSTWKGEFINKRKNGEVFYEESIIVPITDELGKNAYYLSVKIDITDKRRLINELIIAKEKAEESDKLKTAFLQNISHEIRTPMNAIVGFAEILESDHDDEDKISYYTGVIKQRSYDLLDIVNELLDISRIESGQLKAEFKPFDLNGIFTDLVQTFEGYKKRMEREEIELRLLPLPAHVSNLIESDEPKLRQVLVNLIHNALKFTHSGYIEFGFHELTNGSIVFRVADTGIGIPHDMQDKIFERFQKVSPKGVIYDGLGLGLTIVQSLANLLNGKIWLESEVGKGTTFYFSIPYKPIKKVEEIEIEPVNPEVIKNLNLLVVEDDAFNIAYFNELFSGLNVNYHIESTGSSAIDHFKQNSSYDAVLMDIKLPDMTGYDVIEEFKRINPNVPIIAQTAYAAESDRKKAFEVGCVDYIAKPIFRDKLIGMLQKHLVKE